The Bacillota bacterium genome has a segment encoding these proteins:
- a CDS encoding AzlC family ABC transporter permease, with protein MEPRDEVRDEKGKKGASFAGGVRDALPIVLGYLPLGLAFGGLARMAGLTAGMAGLMSLLIYSGSGQFILVALLAAGSGTLAMIASVLLVNLRYLLLSASFAAYTRRLPGWFLALISAEITDESYAVSVSRFTREEPAVSYLCGLFPTAHLAWIAGSCAGAFLGGMLRNIDRWGLDFALPAMFICLLVWQVTDRLKLAVGLLAIALFLVLNFISFSSWNIILAALLAAAGGVVLEKWSRKQSGSSW; from the coding sequence ATGGAACCAAGGGATGAAGTAAGGGATGAGAAAGGGAAGAAAGGTGCCTCCTTTGCCGGCGGTGTACGGGACGCCCTTCCGATCGTCCTCGGGTATCTCCCCCTGGGGCTGGCCTTCGGGGGGCTTGCCCGGATGGCCGGGTTGACCGCAGGCATGGCGGGTTTGATGTCCCTTCTGATTTATTCCGGTTCCGGTCAGTTTATTTTGGTGGCCCTGCTTGCGGCTGGGAGCGGAACCCTCGCGATGATCGCCTCCGTCCTTCTCGTCAACCTCCGCTATCTGCTGCTGAGCGCCTCTTTCGCCGCCTACACCCGGAGGCTGCCCGGATGGTTTCTCGCTTTGATTTCCGCGGAGATCACCGATGAGAGCTACGCTGTGAGCGTTTCCCGCTTCACCAGGGAAGAGCCGGCCGTTTCCTATCTTTGCGGCCTTTTCCCCACGGCCCACCTTGCCTGGATTGCCGGGTCCTGCGCGGGGGCCTTTTTGGGCGGGATGCTCCGGAACATTGACAGATGGGGGCTTGATTTTGCCCTTCCGGCGATGTTCATCTGCCTGCTGGTCTGGCAGGTGACAGACCGCCTGAAGCTGGCTGTCGGCCTCCTGGCGATCGCCCTGTTTCTCGTGCTGAATTTTATTTCCTTCAGTTCCTGGAACATCATCCTGGCTGCGCTGCTTGCCGCCGCCGGGGGGGTTGTTTTGGAAAAATGGAGCAGAAAGCAATCTGGGTCGTCCTGGTGA
- a CDS encoding DUF192 domain-containing protein yields MEVYNITRQVVLAREVQVAFSFWRRLKGLLGERSLPVGKGLLLKPCNAIHSWFMSFPIDVVFLSEELVIVHTIEAMPPFRFSPIIREARAVLELPAGIIRWSESRVGDRLALRTCFS; encoded by the coding sequence ATGGAGGTATACAATATCACCCGCCAGGTTGTCCTGGCGCGGGAGGTTCAGGTTGCCTTCTCCTTCTGGAGGCGCTTGAAGGGGCTGCTGGGGGAGCGCAGCCTCCCTGTAGGGAAGGGCCTCCTCCTGAAGCCGTGTAATGCAATCCATTCCTGGTTTATGTCTTTCCCCATCGATGTGGTTTTCTTAAGCGAGGAACTGGTGATCGTCCACACCATCGAGGCGATGCCCCCCTTCCGGTTCAGCCCCATCATCCGGGAGGCGCGTGCGGTGCTGGAGCTTCCTGCAGGGATCATCCGCTGGAGCGAAAGCCGGGTGGGCGACCGCCTCGCCTTGCGCACCTGCTTTTCCTGA
- a CDS encoding type II secretion system F family protein produces MSAEKRHHFQRRLQAAGSPGGLGPGEFRLVQYFLALGLGAAAAGAGRLLGAGGWGICLLLLAGALLGAFFPELYLALRIKERRAAVVRSLPDVLDLLTVSVEAGLSFEIALVKVTERFRGVLAEEFGRVLQEMKLGKPRREALKDMADRVGAEDLMAFVGALTQADQLGVSIGNVLRLQAGQMRRKRRQRAEEQAIQAPVKMLLPLVFFIFPALFVVLLGPALIQIMRHL; encoded by the coding sequence ATGAGCGCCGAAAAGCGGCACCACTTCCAGCGGCGCCTGCAGGCGGCGGGCAGTCCCGGCGGGCTGGGCCCGGGCGAGTTCCGCCTGGTCCAGTACTTCCTTGCCCTCGGCCTCGGCGCCGCCGCGGCCGGTGCGGGGCGGCTGCTTGGTGCCGGCGGATGGGGGATCTGCCTGCTTCTTCTGGCAGGCGCCCTTCTGGGAGCCTTTTTCCCCGAACTTTACCTTGCACTTCGCATTAAAGAGAGGCGCGCTGCGGTGGTGCGCAGCCTTCCCGATGTGCTGGATCTCCTCACCGTGAGCGTGGAGGCAGGTTTGAGCTTCGAGATCGCCCTGGTTAAAGTTACGGAAAGGTTTCGGGGGGTTTTAGCCGAAGAGTTCGGGCGCGTCCTTCAGGAGATGAAACTTGGGAAGCCCCGGCGCGAGGCTCTCAAGGATATGGCGGACCGGGTTGGGGCGGAGGACCTGATGGCTTTCGTAGGGGCCCTGACCCAGGCCGACCAGCTGGGTGTGAGCATCGGAAATGTCCTCCGCTTGCAGGCGGGGCAAATGCGCCGCAAGCGGCGCCAGCGGGCCGAGGAGCAGGCGATACAGGCCCCGGTCAAAATGCTCCTTCCCCTTGTTTTCTTCATCTTTCCCGCTCTTTTCGTCGTTCTGCTCGGCCCCGCCCTGATTCAGATCATGAGGCATCTTTAA
- a CDS encoding secretion system protein has translation MIEVLLKVFFVLVFGATALLVLGLVDFFTGGRQLVQERLFRYVSQKGEDESRAGKKALGRALLRQGGRFFASLKFSDKVEAKLARASLPLRGEEFLFLNLLLAVGVPFLLWLFTNNPGLAVLGGVFALLAPWLYLERARQRRLHLFNNQLADALVVMTNSLRAGYSFLQAMETVAREMPPPLAEEFGRAFREMQLGTAAEAALSNLSRRVGSEDLDLIVVALLIQRQIGGNLAEILDNIAETIRERIRIKGEIKTLTAQGRISGLIIGLLPVALLALLFLINPLYVGVLFTEPLGLILLGGAALGEILGVLLIRRIVDIRV, from the coding sequence GTGATCGAAGTGCTCCTGAAGGTGTTTTTTGTCCTGGTTTTTGGGGCGACAGCCCTTCTGGTTTTGGGGCTGGTGGATTTTTTTACGGGCGGACGGCAGCTGGTCCAGGAGCGGCTCTTTCGCTACGTTTCGCAAAAGGGGGAGGATGAGTCCCGCGCCGGGAAAAAAGCGCTCGGCCGCGCCCTCCTGCGGCAGGGGGGAAGGTTTTTTGCCTCCTTGAAGTTCAGCGATAAGGTGGAGGCAAAGCTTGCCCGCGCCTCTCTGCCCCTGCGGGGGGAAGAGTTTCTCTTTCTCAATCTCCTGCTTGCGGTGGGGGTCCCTTTCCTCCTGTGGCTTTTTACGAACAATCCCGGTCTGGCTGTGCTGGGCGGGGTGTTTGCGCTCCTTGCGCCCTGGTTGTACCTGGAGCGCGCCCGGCAGAGGCGGCTGCATCTTTTCAACAACCAGCTGGCCGATGCCCTCGTCGTGATGACCAACTCCCTGCGGGCCGGCTACAGCTTCCTCCAGGCCATGGAAACGGTCGCCAGGGAAATGCCCCCTCCCCTTGCGGAGGAGTTCGGCCGCGCCTTTCGGGAGATGCAGCTGGGGACAGCCGCCGAGGCCGCCCTCAGCAATTTATCCCGACGGGTGGGAAGCGAAGACCTCGACCTGATCGTCGTGGCGCTCCTGATCCAGCGCCAGATCGGGGGGAATCTCGCCGAAATTCTGGACAACATCGCCGAAACCATCCGGGAACGGATCCGCATTAAAGGGGAAATCAAGACCCTCACCGCCCAGGGGAGGATTTCGGGGCTGATCATCGGTCTTTTGCCGGTTGCGCTGCTGGCCCTTCTTTTCCTCATCAACCCGCTCTACGTCGGGGTTCTTTTCACCGAGCCCTTAGGCCTTATTCTCCTGGGCGGGGCTGCCCTTGGGGAAATCCTGGGTGTGCTCCTGATCCGCCGGATAGTGGACATTCGCGTTTGA
- a CDS encoding CpaF family protein has translation MSLLKRLQEQRSVSQETGRAPGGNRRPGARRDPLWDLKFALHQRVVEELEEELRPVKAGEEGDRERAAALVEEVIQAFLAEKGLALSRAEQQRLLRELLDEVFELGPITPLLQDPSVSEVMVNGPYQVYVERGGKLEKTEIQFRDDAHVLHVIEKIVAPLGRRIDEASPMVDARLPDGSRVNAIIPPLALNGPTLTIRKFSKDPFQVGDLVRFGTMTVEMAKFLEACVKARLNIIVSGGTGSGKTTTLNVLSSFIPEEERIITIEDAAELQLHQEHWVRLETRPPNIEGKGAVTMRDLVRNALRMRPDRIVVGEVRSGEALDMLQAMNTGHDGSLTTAHANSPRDLLARLETMVLMAGMDLPVRAIREQIAAALDLVVHQSRLRDGSRRITHLTEVQGMEGDTIVLQDLFVFVQTGVEARGRVSGYFRSTGIRPKFLSKLQAAGIQLADEIFRGPLL, from the coding sequence TTGTCGCTTCTGAAAAGGCTTCAGGAACAGAGGTCTGTTTCTCAGGAGACGGGGCGTGCTCCCGGGGGAAACAGGCGGCCGGGGGCGCGCCGCGACCCCCTCTGGGATTTGAAGTTTGCCCTGCACCAGAGGGTAGTTGAGGAGCTTGAGGAGGAGCTGCGGCCCGTGAAAGCCGGTGAGGAGGGAGACCGGGAGCGCGCTGCAGCCCTGGTCGAGGAAGTCATCCAGGCCTTCCTTGCGGAGAAAGGGCTTGCTTTGAGCCGCGCCGAACAGCAGCGTCTCCTAAGGGAGCTGCTGGACGAAGTCTTTGAGCTGGGCCCCATCACTCCGCTCTTGCAGGACCCTTCTGTTTCCGAAGTGATGGTTAACGGCCCCTACCAGGTATACGTCGAAAGGGGCGGGAAGCTGGAAAAAACGGAGATCCAGTTCCGGGACGACGCCCACGTCCTGCACGTCATCGAAAAAATCGTCGCTCCTCTCGGGCGGCGCATCGACGAGGCCTCCCCGATGGTGGATGCCCGGCTTCCCGACGGTTCCCGGGTGAATGCCATCATTCCCCCCCTCGCCCTCAACGGCCCGACCCTGACCATCAGAAAGTTCAGCAAGGACCCCTTTCAGGTCGGGGACCTCGTTCGCTTCGGAACCATGACCGTTGAGATGGCGAAATTTCTTGAAGCGTGCGTGAAGGCCCGTTTGAACATCATCGTTTCCGGAGGAACCGGCTCCGGGAAAACGACCACCCTGAACGTTCTCTCGTCCTTTATCCCCGAGGAGGAGCGGATCATTACGATTGAAGACGCGGCGGAACTCCAGCTGCACCAGGAGCACTGGGTGCGCCTGGAAACCCGCCCTCCCAACATCGAGGGAAAGGGCGCGGTGACGATGCGGGATCTTGTCCGGAACGCTCTCCGGATGCGCCCGGACCGGATTGTGGTCGGGGAGGTCCGGAGCGGCGAGGCTCTGGATATGCTCCAGGCCATGAATACAGGGCATGACGGGTCTCTCACCACCGCCCATGCCAACTCTCCCCGGGATCTTCTCGCCCGGCTTGAGACGATGGTCCTGATGGCGGGGATGGATCTCCCGGTGCGGGCGATCCGGGAGCAGATTGCTGCAGCCCTCGATCTGGTCGTCCACCAGAGCCGGCTTCGGGACGGGAGCCGGAGGATCACCCATCTCACCGAGGTGCAGGGAATGGAGGGGGACACCATCGTGCTCCAGGACCTCTTTGTCTTTGTCCAGACCGGAGTTGAGGCGCGGGGGCGGGTATCGGGGTACTTCCGGAGCACCGGGATCAGACCGAAGTTTTTGAGCAAGCTCCAGGCGGCGGGGATCCAGCTGGCGGATGAAATCTTCCGCGGCCCGCTTTTGTAG
- a CDS encoding response regulator — translation MEPIRVLIVDDVPETCENIRCLLHFEPRIEVVGEARDGEEAVKKAEKLRPDIILMDINMPVLDGIAATEAISLRVPGSAIIIMSVQGEQEYLRRAMAAGAREYIVKPFTSDELTATIYRVYEMEKKRQLHAQGALLPGRRSEAQVIAIFSTKGGVGKTTLAVNLGVCLVRDFGCSVVLLDLDLQFGDVAVMLNLMPRQTISDLAAEFQQLDGELLESYLTKHSSGLRVLAAPSRPEYAELVTAPLVEKVINLLKTRYDYILIDTPGIFTDPSLVALDYAHLILLVSSLDLPTLKNVKLGLEVLDSLHHKDKVKVVLNRATPEMGIGPGDVEKVLEFPLTSQIPSDGRLVVGAVNSGVPFLLSHPQSRVAESLRQLTCLLVQQRESRDGQKKGRGLLGRLRSQFV, via the coding sequence TTGGAACCCATTCGGGTCTTGATCGTAGATGATGTCCCCGAAACCTGCGAAAACATCAGGTGCCTGCTTCATTTTGAGCCCAGGATCGAGGTCGTCGGGGAGGCGCGGGACGGGGAAGAGGCGGTGAAAAAAGCCGAGAAGCTCCGGCCCGACATCATCCTGATGGATATCAACATGCCGGTTCTGGACGGGATTGCCGCCACCGAGGCCATTTCCCTGCGGGTGCCGGGGAGCGCCATTATCATCATGTCCGTCCAGGGGGAGCAGGAGTACCTGCGCCGGGCGATGGCGGCCGGGGCGCGGGAGTATATCGTTAAGCCTTTTACCAGCGACGAGCTGACCGCAACCATTTACCGGGTTTACGAGATGGAAAAGAAGCGGCAGCTTCACGCCCAGGGCGCCTTGCTGCCGGGCAGAAGATCTGAAGCCCAGGTGATTGCCATTTTCAGCACCAAGGGCGGGGTGGGAAAAACAACCCTCGCCGTAAATTTGGGGGTTTGCCTGGTGCGGGATTTCGGCTGCTCCGTCGTTCTGCTGGACCTCGACCTGCAGTTTGGAGATGTCGCGGTCATGCTCAACCTGATGCCGCGCCAGACCATTTCCGACCTTGCAGCGGAGTTTCAGCAGCTCGACGGAGAGCTGCTGGAATCTTATCTCACGAAGCACAGTTCGGGTTTGCGGGTCCTGGCGGCCCCCTCCCGCCCCGAGTATGCGGAGCTGGTGACTGCACCCCTTGTGGAAAAGGTCATTAATCTCTTAAAGACGCGTTATGATTACATCCTGATCGATACCCCGGGCATCTTCACCGATCCGAGCCTGGTGGCCCTGGATTATGCCCACCTGATTCTGCTGGTTTCTTCCCTGGACCTCCCGACTTTAAAAAACGTGAAGCTCGGTCTCGAGGTGCTTGATTCCCTGCACCACAAGGATAAAGTGAAGGTTGTTTTGAACCGGGCAACCCCGGAAATGGGAATCGGGCCCGGGGATGTGGAAAAGGTCCTGGAGTTCCCCTTAACCAGCCAGATTCCGAGCGACGGCCGCCTCGTGGTGGGGGCCGTTAACAGCGGGGTGCCCTTCCTCCTGAGCCACCCCCAGAGCCGGGTTGCCGAGAGCCTGCGCCAGCTGACTTGCCTTTTGGTGCAGCAGCGGGAAAGCCGGGACGGGCAGAAGAAGGGGCGGGGCCTCCTTGGCCGCCTCCGCTCTCAGTTTGTTTAA
- the cpaB gene encoding Flp pilus assembly protein CpaB, which translates to MSRPKIMIAAALVLAALAAGAGSYYLRLAEEARTHVEKGSVVVARSGVPAKVRVAREMLDVVEMPAAYIHPRAARKLEDVVGAITREPLVAGEQVLLDRVVRETETKAGLSFLVPPGKRAVTVAADEVTAVGWHVQPGDRVDVIGTVEVPMPGKTEPGKREDRVITIVALQDVEVLAVGKNLEFVREQGKEKKVEVKTVTLAVTPEEAKPLVLADEEGTIRLALRSPVEKGKVSSAPFELEDFLYLPTVPEAYHRLHRQAELERWRQIAAYRESLPNLPGGGPGVSGPSEEKGPLEGPVSR; encoded by the coding sequence GTGTCCCGTCCCAAAATCATGATTGCGGCTGCGCTTGTTCTGGCCGCCCTGGCTGCGGGGGCCGGCTCTTATTACCTTCGCCTGGCAGAGGAGGCCCGGACTCACGTGGAAAAGGGTTCCGTTGTTGTGGCGCGGTCCGGGGTTCCGGCAAAAGTCCGCGTGGCGCGGGAAATGCTGGATGTGGTGGAGATGCCTGCTGCGTACATTCACCCCCGCGCTGCCCGGAAGCTGGAGGATGTGGTCGGGGCAATCACGCGGGAGCCGCTGGTTGCCGGAGAGCAGGTGCTCCTCGACCGCGTGGTCAGGGAAACGGAGACAAAGGCCGGGCTGTCTTTTCTTGTTCCCCCGGGAAAACGAGCCGTTACGGTGGCTGCGGACGAGGTGACGGCGGTCGGCTGGCACGTGCAGCCCGGGGACCGGGTGGATGTCATCGGGACGGTGGAGGTGCCGATGCCAGGCAAAACTGAGCCTGGAAAACGGGAGGACAGGGTGATCACCATCGTGGCCCTCCAGGATGTGGAGGTCCTGGCTGTTGGCAAAAATCTGGAGTTCGTCCGGGAGCAGGGGAAGGAGAAAAAGGTTGAGGTAAAAACGGTGACCCTTGCCGTAACGCCGGAAGAGGCAAAGCCGCTCGTCCTGGCAGATGAAGAGGGAACCATCAGGCTGGCCCTGCGCTCTCCTGTAGAAAAGGGAAAGGTTTCTTCGGCGCCCTTTGAGCTGGAGGACTTCCTTTACCTGCCGACGGTCCCCGAGGCGTACCACCGCCTCCACCGGCAGGCAGAGCTGGAGCGCTGGCGCCAGATTGCCGCCTACCGCGAGTCCCTCCCGAATCTCCCGGGCGGCGGTCCGGGTGTTTCCGGCCCCTCCGAAGAGAAGGGGCCTCTCGAGGGTCCCGTTTCCAGATAA
- a CDS encoding pilus assembly protein yields MSGKPRCSILFLFLGSRGQALLELALILPVLLLLVFGIIEFGRVFHACLVVTQAAREGARVGVVGGTDAEITAAVEQAAAGLDKTRLQIEIAPPEGGRVRGDSLRVEVNYSVPLVVPLIAELAPNPFPVTAAATMRVE; encoded by the coding sequence ATGTCGGGAAAGCCGCGTTGCTCCATTCTCTTCCTGTTCCTCGGCAGCAGGGGGCAGGCCCTTCTGGAGCTTGCCCTGATCCTTCCCGTGCTCCTGCTTCTGGTTTTCGGGATCATCGAGTTCGGCAGGGTTTTTCACGCCTGCCTGGTGGTCACCCAGGCCGCCCGGGAGGGGGCACGGGTGGGTGTGGTGGGGGGGACAGATGCAGAAATCACGGCCGCCGTTGAACAGGCTGCTGCAGGTCTTGACAAAACCCGCCTCCAGATCGAGATCGCGCCTCCCGAGGGAGGGCGGGTGCGGGGGGATTCCCTCCGCGTCGAGGTGAATTACAGCGTGCCTCTCGTGGTGCCGCTCATCGCAGAGCTTGCTCCCAACCCTTTTCCCGTGACGGCGGCGGCCACGATGCGGGTTGAATGA
- a CDS encoding Flp family type IVb pilin codes for MREILARLVREEDGQGLSEYALIIALVAVLLIGSLLALKKEIASVFTNITEGFKKTE; via the coding sequence ATGCGGGAGATCCTGGCAAGGCTGGTGCGGGAAGAAGATGGACAGGGGTTGAGTGAATATGCGCTGATTATTGCGCTGGTGGCAGTGCTCCTGATTGGAAGTTTGCTTGCGTTAAAGAAAGAAATTGCTAGTGTGTTCACTAATATTACAGAAGGCTTTAAAAAGACAGAATAA